The Streptomyces sp. NBC_01353 genome contains a region encoding:
- a CDS encoding cytochrome P450 — translation MATPARSSSLPSPSPSARRVPELDPALVAKWQAGGGELVDLLAEACERLGGVAAFRLGPRPTVLVTAPAAVQHVLALHPDRYVKRSHRARLLIGDGVLAATGEAWQRQRRLLQSQFTGRGMRRYEQRITEAARTTAARWDAYARTGQVLDVGDEMRRFALDTIWRSLTGHPLDADTERELAAVPTVVAALPSLPADSAAAQGAVGDELARIDAVASRAIAAARDGEAGPDGPGLLHILVEAAGTRPEYTDRLIRDELVTLLVAGHETTATTLTWLYLLLDRNPRAREQALAAGADGSPERRQAVQALVSETLRLYPSAWILPRCAAEDDLLAGYEIEAGTDVLVCPYLTHRDPGLWEDPELFDPARFTTPGRRPNDPGSYLPFGIGPRACLGLQFALRESTVLLEHLLPAHTPRFHSTPARTAYGITVRPDGPTPATVSG, via the coding sequence GTGGCCACCCCCGCCCGCTCGTCCTCCCTTCCGAGCCCGTCTCCCTCAGCTCGGCGGGTTCCCGAACTGGATCCCGCCCTCGTCGCGAAGTGGCAGGCCGGGGGAGGGGAGCTCGTCGACCTCCTCGCCGAGGCGTGCGAACGCCTCGGCGGCGTCGCCGCGTTCCGGCTCGGCCCGCGCCCGACCGTCCTGGTCACCGCACCCGCGGCCGTGCAGCACGTGCTCGCGCTCCACCCCGACCGGTACGTGAAGCGCTCGCACCGCGCCCGACTGCTCATCGGCGACGGCGTCCTGGCCGCGACGGGCGAGGCGTGGCAGCGGCAACGGCGGCTGTTGCAGTCCCAGTTCACCGGCCGGGGGATGCGCCGCTACGAGCAGCGGATCACCGAGGCCGCCCGGACCACCGCGGCGCGCTGGGACGCGTACGCCCGCACCGGGCAGGTCCTCGACGTCGGCGACGAGATGCGCCGCTTCGCCCTGGACACGATCTGGCGTTCCCTGACCGGCCATCCCCTCGATGCCGATACCGAGCGCGAACTGGCCGCCGTACCCACCGTGGTGGCCGCACTGCCCAGCCTGCCCGCCGACAGCGCCGCCGCTCAGGGCGCCGTCGGCGACGAGCTCGCGAGAATCGACGCCGTGGCGAGCCGCGCCATCGCCGCCGCCCGCGACGGTGAGGCCGGACCCGACGGCCCCGGTCTGCTGCACATCCTCGTCGAGGCGGCCGGAACGCGCCCCGAGTACACCGACCGGCTGATCCGCGACGAGCTGGTCACCCTCCTCGTCGCCGGCCACGAGACCACCGCCACCACCCTGACCTGGCTTTACCTCCTGCTCGACCGAAACCCCCGGGCGCGGGAGCAGGCGCTCGCCGCGGGCGCCGACGGTTCACCCGAACGGCGGCAGGCCGTCCAGGCTCTTGTCAGCGAGACGCTGCGCCTCTACCCGTCCGCCTGGATACTGCCGCGCTGCGCGGCGGAGGACGACCTCCTCGCCGGATACGAGATCGAGGCCGGCACCGACGTACTCGTCTGCCCCTACCTCACGCACCGGGACCCCGGACTCTGGGAAGACCCCGAGCTGTTCGACCCGGCGCGCTTCACCACCCCCGGCCGGCGCCCCAACGACCCGGGGAGTTACCTCCCGTTCGGCATCGGGCCCCGGGCCTGCCTCGGCCTGCAGTTCGCCCTCCGCGAGTCCACCGTCCTCCTCGAACACCTGCTGCCCGCCCACACCCCGCGCTTCCACTCGACGCCGGCCAGGACGGCCTACGGCATCACCGTCCGCCCCGACGGCCCCACGCCCGCGACGGTGAGTGGCTAG
- a CDS encoding ABC transporter ATP-binding protein, whose translation MGLPESRKGSPGKGPVLLALRYYGRELARLRRLTLPAMLLPALGNIGIFYIAPLVVAKLVGRIVGGGRTDIGSMLPYVLGFAGVLLCAELLWRIGLHCLNRLDARGIEQLYVIGMDELFAKDAAFFHDNFAGSLTKRVLSFASRFEEFVDTLTFSVMGSFVPLVFASVVLWQYEPLLVVGLLVMITLAALCVTPLIRRRQALVAQREEAIARVSGHVADSLMNMDTVRAFAAEEREAAEHRSRVAESRRLTLRSWDYGNLRIDTLVAPMSVLTNTLGLLLAIVLGAGNHGVEAIIVTFTYYANATRIMFEFNQIYRRMESSMTEAAQFTELLLTPSTVLDPVHPEPLQSEKAVDVRFEQVTFAHGGAKPLFEGLDLAVPSGAKVGLVGRSGGGKTTLTRLLLRMTDIDAGRILIGGQDISRLCQADLRSLIAYVPQDPAMFHRTLRDNIAFARPDATDAEIRRAAEAAHVTEFADALPEGFDTMVGERGVKLSGGQRQRVALARAILRDAPILLLDEATSALDSESEILVQDALWRLMDGRTAFVVAHRLSTVATMDQLVVLDRGRIVEQGTHQELLATDGAYAKLWQHQSGGFLDDNPARAADLI comes from the coding sequence ATGGGATTGCCTGAATCGCGCAAAGGTTCGCCGGGCAAAGGTCCGGTGCTCCTCGCACTTCGATATTACGGACGGGAGTTGGCCCGCCTTCGGCGGCTGACGCTGCCCGCCATGCTGCTCCCGGCGCTGGGCAACATCGGCATCTTCTACATCGCGCCACTGGTCGTCGCGAAGCTCGTCGGCCGGATCGTCGGAGGTGGCCGTACCGACATCGGTTCGATGCTGCCGTACGTCCTCGGCTTCGCCGGCGTGCTGCTCTGCGCCGAACTGCTCTGGCGCATCGGCCTCCACTGCCTGAACCGTCTCGATGCCCGTGGCATCGAGCAGCTCTACGTCATCGGCATGGACGAACTGTTCGCCAAGGACGCCGCGTTCTTCCACGACAACTTCGCCGGATCGCTGACCAAGCGGGTGCTGAGCTTCGCCTCCCGCTTCGAGGAGTTCGTCGACACGCTGACGTTCTCGGTCATGGGCAGCTTCGTGCCGCTGGTCTTCGCCTCGGTGGTGCTGTGGCAGTACGAGCCACTGCTCGTGGTCGGCCTCCTGGTGATGATCACACTGGCGGCGCTGTGTGTGACGCCGCTGATCCGCCGCCGTCAGGCGCTCGTCGCCCAGCGTGAGGAGGCGATCGCCCGGGTGTCGGGCCATGTCGCGGACAGCCTGATGAACATGGACACGGTCCGGGCGTTCGCCGCCGAGGAACGTGAGGCCGCCGAACACCGCTCCCGCGTCGCGGAGTCCCGGCGCCTCACACTGCGTTCGTGGGACTACGGAAACCTGCGCATCGACACCTTGGTCGCGCCGATGTCCGTACTGACCAACACGCTCGGTCTGCTGCTCGCCATCGTTCTCGGCGCCGGGAACCACGGCGTGGAGGCGATCATCGTCACCTTCACCTACTACGCGAACGCGACGCGGATCATGTTCGAGTTCAACCAGATCTACCGCCGCATGGAGAGCTCGATGACGGAGGCCGCGCAGTTCACCGAACTGCTGCTGACACCGTCGACCGTGCTCGACCCGGTGCATCCGGAGCCGCTGCAGTCGGAGAAGGCCGTCGACGTGCGGTTCGAGCAGGTGACCTTCGCCCACGGTGGCGCGAAGCCGCTCTTCGAGGGGCTCGACCTCGCCGTGCCCAGCGGGGCGAAGGTCGGCCTCGTCGGCAGGTCCGGCGGGGGCAAGACCACACTCACCCGGCTGCTGCTGCGGATGACGGACATCGACGCCGGCCGCATCCTGATCGGAGGACAGGACATCAGCAGACTGTGCCAGGCCGACCTGCGCAGTCTGATCGCCTATGTGCCGCAGGACCCGGCGATGTTCCACCGCACACTGCGCGACAACATCGCCTTCGCCCGGCCGGACGCCACCGACGCCGAGATCCGCCGCGCGGCCGAGGCCGCGCACGTCACGGAGTTCGCCGACGCGCTTCCGGAAGGCTTCGACACCATGGTCGGCGAGCGTGGCGTGAAGCTGTCCGGCGGGCAGCGCCAGCGGGTCGCCCTCGCCAGGGCGATCCTGCGCGACGCGCCGATCCTGCTCCTGGACGAGGCGACCAGCGCGCTGGACTCGGAGAGCGAGATCCTCGTCCAGGACGCGCTGTGGCGGCTCATGGACGGCCGGACGGCCTTCGTGGTGGCGCACCGCCTGAGCACGGTCGCCACCATGGACCAGCTCGTCGTCCTCGACCGGGGCCGGATCGTCGAACAGGGCACACACCAGGAACTGCTCGCCACGGACGGCGCCTACGCGAAACTGTGGCAGCACCAGTCGGGCGGCTTCCTCGACGACAACCCCGCCCGGGCGGCCGACCTGATCTGA
- a CDS encoding geranyl diphosphate 2-C-methyltransferase: MTSTEFTTVNGISAFVPGPATPYQSDIARYWNNEARPVNLRLGDVDGLYHHHYGIGDIDHAALGDVEDSAYEKKLIAELHRLESAQAEVLLDNLGSIGSDDTLVDAGCGRGGSMVMAHQRFGCKVEGVTLSAKQAEFANRRADELGIGDHVRARVCNMLDTPFETGQAAASWNNESSMYVDLNDLFAEHSRVLEVGGRYVTITGCWNPRYGQPSKWVSQINAHFECNIHSRREYLRAMADNRLVPQAVIDLTPATLPYWELRATSSLVTGIEEAFINSYKDGSFQYVLIAADRV, from the coding sequence GTGACCAGCACCGAGTTCACCACCGTCAACGGCATCTCCGCGTTCGTCCCGGGACCGGCGACGCCCTATCAGAGTGACATCGCCCGTTACTGGAACAACGAGGCCAGGCCGGTGAACCTGCGTCTCGGCGATGTCGACGGCCTTTACCACCACCACTACGGCATCGGCGACATCGACCACGCCGCCCTCGGGGACGTCGAGGACAGCGCGTACGAGAAGAAGCTGATCGCCGAGCTCCACCGCCTGGAGTCGGCGCAGGCCGAGGTCCTCCTGGACAACCTCGGCTCCATCGGGAGCGACGACACGCTCGTCGACGCCGGCTGCGGCCGGGGCGGTTCGATGGTCATGGCCCATCAGCGATTCGGGTGCAAGGTCGAGGGCGTCACGCTTTCGGCCAAGCAGGCCGAGTTCGCCAACCGGCGCGCCGATGAACTCGGCATCGGGGACCACGTCCGCGCCCGTGTGTGCAACATGCTCGACACGCCCTTCGAGACCGGCCAGGCCGCCGCCTCGTGGAACAACGAGTCGAGCATGTACGTCGACCTGAACGACCTCTTCGCCGAGCACTCCCGCGTCCTCGAGGTCGGCGGCCGCTATGTGACCATCACCGGCTGCTGGAACCCGCGTTACGGCCAGCCCTCGAAGTGGGTCTCCCAGATCAACGCGCACTTCGAGTGCAACATCCACTCCCGCCGTGAGTACCTGCGGGCCATGGCCGACAACCGTCTCGTGCCGCAGGCCGTCATCGACCTGACCCCCGCGACGCTCCCGTACTGGGAGCTGCGCGCCACGTCCTCCCTGGTCACGGGTATCGAGGAGGCGTTCATCAACTCCTACAAGGACGGCTCGTTCCAGTACGTCCTGATCGCGGCCGACCGCGTCTGA
- a CDS encoding serine protease yields MRYGSPVATDPERVFDDLRGVAARVRGHLEAEISESVEELPPDEAPAGQISRFAQEERARVLEAGVAGLEKLAAGRADEIDEDEYFGVEAIVLLEGRPAILVQGQDFAAQDGDWSVLDAGRAAIRESIARVGRVEVTGHPSLDWVGTAFLVGPTTVMTNRHVAVEFSRAEDAGWSFQQGMSARVDPGEELSATPEPVGGPPPYEITEVIGIHPDVDMALLRVAPPDGGALPTPLAVAADAPANVPGRPVYVIGYPAWDGRRNEPESMRRIFMDVYNVKRLQPGTATEFTPGGQVMKHDCSTLGGNSGSPVFDLTDHRVLGLHFGGRYRLGNFAVPLWELVDDPLLARADVNWV; encoded by the coding sequence ATGCGGTACGGATCACCGGTCGCGACCGATCCCGAGCGGGTCTTCGACGATCTGCGGGGAGTCGCCGCACGGGTGCGCGGGCACCTGGAGGCGGAGATCTCCGAGTCGGTGGAGGAGCTGCCGCCGGACGAGGCTCCGGCGGGCCAGATCTCCCGCTTCGCGCAGGAGGAAAGGGCCCGTGTCCTGGAGGCCGGCGTCGCCGGTCTGGAGAAACTGGCCGCTGGCCGCGCGGACGAGATCGACGAGGACGAGTACTTCGGGGTGGAGGCGATCGTCCTCCTGGAGGGCAGGCCCGCGATCCTGGTGCAGGGGCAGGACTTCGCCGCGCAGGACGGCGACTGGTCCGTGCTGGACGCGGGACGGGCGGCGATCCGTGAGTCGATCGCGCGCGTGGGCCGCGTCGAGGTGACCGGCCACCCGAGCCTGGACTGGGTCGGGACCGCCTTCCTGGTAGGTCCGACGACGGTGATGACCAACCGGCACGTGGCCGTGGAGTTCAGCCGCGCCGAAGACGCCGGATGGTCCTTCCAGCAGGGCATGTCCGCCCGCGTCGACCCGGGCGAGGAGCTGTCCGCGACCCCGGAGCCGGTCGGCGGCCCGCCGCCGTACGAGATCACCGAGGTGATCGGCATCCACCCGGACGTCGACATGGCCCTGCTCCGGGTCGCCCCGCCCGACGGCGGCGCACTCCCGACCCCGCTCGCGGTCGCCGCCGACGCACCCGCGAACGTGCCCGGCCGACCGGTCTACGTGATCGGCTACCCCGCCTGGGACGGCCGCCGCAACGAGCCCGAGTCGATGCGGCGGATCTTCATGGACGTCTACAACGTGAAGCGACTCCAGCCGGGCACGGCGACGGAGTTCACCCCCGGCGGTCAGGTGATGAAGCACGACTGCTCGACCCTGGGCGGCAACAGCGGCTCCCCGGTCTTCGACCTGACGGACCACCGAGTCCTCGGCCTGCACTTCGGCGGCCGCTACCGCCTCGGCAACTTCGCCGTACCGCTCTGGGAGTTGGTCGACGATCCCCTGCTGGCCCGGGCGGACGTCAACTGGGTCTGA
- a CDS encoding trypsin-like peptidase domain-containing protein encodes MPLSETEWGLVTSWVREHLLDAPDPLTRLRRSGLSQDFVADLELTPDRDENARLVVSTARRDVAHQRRLLDVLAGLDALTGAGNAEARILLTRLREDEAVLHSAQDPFRTLVLANGAEVFIDRHELREKLRAFVADPEQTVLVVDGEPDSGRSYSYHLIRHLGQHCGFRPVRVTLSRTSTAARLVERLDDFVAPPGTDRMPLNPTQLNDPLPAIDDAVHRIVSRATAAEERFWLVLDECDKLDPNADVWDCIGKLALAVYEHTPVRQDAVPRLVLLGYSPTMRQLPYDIRKNECRDTARVVGEDDLREFFREFFTQERPASDATAIPALVDVAVTEVLRAVDTPGSGDSYMRRVCTAVEETVRLSRSLTPGGDLTGVLHQAMRDTTGSPPPAPPELRAAYREAACLLDAFDPTRLRLPDESGPTGRAALALVDDCTALPSHPSPSWTLKPEIRELALSGLAGPEAARRALEANIGLVPEGPGPERAALALLSGVAPGLSPVAPDLSRVAPDMSGVAPGLSGTPPDASAVAPDPSGTAPAPGRPHDVEGLADTLQAVLWLSRVPGTTGLPDVDDVQHRLERARLLQPLERLIQETVHGRQRELDSLRGYIDLPAEPAEPPVLIHGVGGVGKSTLLAKFLVDSLHDSPAGFPFVYVDFERPTLSIHEPATMIAEFARQLGIQYPRHRAAFDALADECEETAASQRGARNQLDELFQLSTTRATLGRDYSAGFHSRASAREQELAQKVAELVAEAVRGPAGAMDPPLVIALDSFEEAQYRGSPVVGRMWAIWTALRAAYPRLRYIVSGRAPIDHPARVLALRTMELGELDQQAAVDLLMASGVEDEAVARDLADRVGGHPLSLKLAARTAVILGARSESLGDLLSSLPSRKRWFHHQVDQMLIQGTLYDRILKHIADDAVRALVQAGLALRVITPELIQDVLAEPAGLHVTSPQEARALFGRLVSRADLMESAGPQAVRHRADLRSIMLRLSDSARTDLMRAVDHRAVEFYSTREGAAARAEEIYHRLRLGQNPRAVERRWQSGVSGHLVGADRDMPARSAAFLLGKIGGHVPDRIMAEADQKDWERIAAREVEDLLTQGYVEVASERLAERRPWTPCSKLHGLLVETLARSGRLAEARETAEAAVDRAEEAGCSEMQLELLQISARLAQDEGDFADADRDLQEAEDLAAGLGLAHESMGVLVARSRLAVLSDEGSAETDARLAGALRGMPDAELARQPALARAAAATASRVDPQLLEHTLRLVGLPADDEAVVDALARWIETAMVDEPQLREPLTRILESAAGASPQEPLAGAAGPGAVGSPDMPYATVEQALWEARRRGTLDSLAWRALMLRDRSGDLVEGVAAAIDASSPARGPLTEPGAARSGTGLWSQPPPDSAEASVRSDPYLSPEDVVRVRNAALEAGLAENAVRPLLFAGITAHFRASLPTMDTPLRQLHSDLHTMNQVERLIDGTVPLEVWLRNALAQTVEAGPFTVLQRALDDVARDAAGEPDLPPEMMPGETKEEIIFRDDTVPFEFLHGGVLAGTSVARLKVPPYESGRPQQPAYPHAGTGWIIAPGLLITNHHVVNARTRSPGARPQVAEADLRLQVANSRSRFDYGADETETEEVTAGALIAWDETLDYAVLRLSDGLPPRPMLRIATAPLQLTGTEPVAVNIIQHPGGQPKRVALRNNLVFQADERDVRYFTDTRSGSSGSPVFTDDWTVVALHRGTRRMEEVDFQGRKTAFVNVGTQMSRILAHLRENSVELYEEITRAQSATAPQDHEWAA; translated from the coding sequence ATGCCGCTCAGCGAAACGGAATGGGGACTCGTCACGAGCTGGGTGCGTGAGCACCTCCTCGACGCCCCCGATCCCCTCACCCGACTGCGGCGCAGCGGCCTCTCGCAGGATTTCGTCGCGGATCTCGAGCTCACGCCGGACCGCGACGAGAACGCGCGGCTGGTCGTCAGCACGGCGCGCCGGGACGTCGCCCACCAGCGCCGGCTGCTCGACGTACTGGCCGGGCTCGACGCCCTCACCGGCGCGGGCAACGCCGAGGCGAGGATCCTGCTGACACGGCTGCGGGAGGACGAGGCGGTTCTGCACTCCGCCCAGGACCCCTTCCGCACCCTCGTCCTCGCCAACGGGGCCGAGGTGTTCATCGACCGGCACGAGCTGCGCGAGAAGCTCCGCGCCTTCGTCGCCGACCCGGAGCAGACGGTCCTGGTCGTGGACGGCGAGCCCGACAGCGGGCGCTCGTACTCGTACCACCTCATCCGGCATCTCGGGCAGCACTGCGGCTTCCGTCCGGTACGCGTGACCCTCTCGCGCACGTCGACGGCGGCGCGCCTGGTGGAGCGGCTCGACGACTTCGTGGCCCCTCCCGGTACGGACCGGATGCCGTTGAACCCCACACAGTTGAACGATCCACTGCCGGCGATCGACGACGCCGTGCACCGGATCGTCAGCCGGGCGACCGCCGCGGAGGAACGGTTCTGGCTGGTCCTCGACGAGTGCGACAAGCTCGATCCGAACGCGGACGTCTGGGACTGCATCGGCAAACTGGCACTCGCGGTCTACGAGCACACACCGGTACGGCAGGACGCCGTGCCCCGGCTCGTCCTCCTGGGCTACTCACCTACCATGCGCCAACTCCCCTACGACATACGCAAGAACGAGTGCCGGGACACGGCCCGAGTCGTCGGGGAGGACGATCTACGGGAGTTCTTCCGGGAGTTCTTCACCCAGGAGCGCCCCGCTTCGGACGCCACGGCGATACCGGCGCTCGTGGACGTGGCGGTGACCGAGGTCCTCCGGGCTGTCGACACCCCTGGTTCCGGCGACAGTTACATGCGCCGGGTGTGCACGGCGGTGGAGGAGACGGTACGACTCTCGCGCTCCCTCACCCCCGGCGGCGACCTCACCGGAGTGCTCCACCAGGCCATGCGGGACACGACCGGGTCGCCCCCGCCCGCACCGCCCGAACTGCGCGCCGCCTACCGGGAGGCGGCCTGCCTCCTCGACGCGTTCGACCCCACCCGGCTGCGGCTGCCGGACGAGAGCGGGCCCACGGGGCGGGCCGCCCTTGCCCTCGTCGACGACTGCACGGCCCTTCCCTCGCATCCCTCCCCGTCCTGGACCCTGAAGCCGGAGATCCGGGAGCTGGCGCTGAGCGGACTCGCGGGCCCCGAGGCCGCCCGGCGCGCCCTGGAGGCCAACATCGGGCTCGTCCCGGAAGGCCCCGGCCCCGAGCGTGCGGCGCTCGCCCTGCTGTCCGGCGTCGCACCAGGTCTGTCCCCGGTCGCTCCGGACCTGTCGAGGGTCGCTCCCGACATGTCCGGGGTGGCACCCGGCCTCTCCGGCACCCCTCCCGACGCGTCCGCGGTCGCTCCCGACCCGTCCGGCACCGCGCCCGCCCCAGGCCGGCCGCACGACGTCGAAGGGCTCGCGGACACGCTGCAGGCCGTGCTGTGGCTGAGCCGGGTCCCCGGCACGACCGGGCTGCCCGATGTGGACGACGTACAGCACCGTCTGGAGCGGGCGCGTCTGCTGCAGCCGTTGGAACGGCTGATCCAGGAGACCGTCCACGGGCGGCAGCGCGAACTCGACTCCCTGCGCGGCTACATCGACCTGCCCGCCGAGCCGGCCGAGCCACCCGTCCTCATCCACGGCGTGGGCGGCGTCGGCAAGAGCACGCTGCTCGCCAAGTTCCTCGTCGACAGCCTCCACGACTCGCCCGCCGGATTCCCCTTCGTCTACGTCGACTTCGAGCGGCCGACGCTCTCCATCCACGAACCCGCCACCATGATCGCCGAGTTCGCCCGCCAGCTCGGCATCCAGTACCCGCGCCACCGTGCCGCGTTCGACGCCCTCGCGGACGAGTGCGAGGAGACCGCCGCCTCCCAACGGGGCGCACGGAACCAGCTGGACGAGCTGTTCCAGCTGTCCACCACCCGCGCGACCCTCGGCCGCGACTACTCCGCCGGGTTCCACTCCCGGGCCAGCGCCCGCGAGCAGGAGCTCGCACAGAAGGTCGCCGAGCTCGTCGCCGAGGCCGTGCGCGGTCCGGCGGGCGCGATGGACCCGCCGCTGGTGATCGCCCTCGACTCCTTCGAGGAGGCGCAGTACCGCGGTTCGCCGGTCGTCGGCCGCATGTGGGCGATCTGGACCGCCCTGCGCGCCGCCTACCCACGGCTGCGGTACATCGTCTCCGGACGGGCCCCCATCGACCACCCCGCCAGGGTCCTCGCCCTCCGCACCATGGAACTCGGCGAACTGGACCAACAGGCCGCCGTCGACCTGCTGATGGCCTCCGGCGTGGAGGACGAGGCGGTCGCCCGGGACCTCGCCGACCGGGTCGGCGGCCATCCACTCAGCCTGAAGCTGGCCGCCCGGACCGCCGTGATCCTGGGCGCGCGGTCCGAGTCACTCGGAGACCTCCTGTCGAGCCTGCCCTCGCGCAAGCGCTGGTTCCACCACCAGGTCGACCAGATGCTCATCCAGGGCACGCTGTACGACCGCATCCTGAAGCACATCGCGGACGACGCGGTCCGCGCCCTGGTGCAGGCGGGTCTGGCCCTGCGGGTCATCACCCCGGAGCTGATCCAGGACGTCCTCGCCGAGCCCGCCGGACTCCATGTCACCTCGCCGCAGGAGGCCCGCGCCCTCTTCGGACGGCTGGTCTCGCGGGCCGACCTGATGGAGTCGGCGGGGCCGCAGGCCGTACGGCATCGGGCCGATCTGCGCTCGATCATGCTGAGGCTCTCCGACAGCGCGCGTACGGATCTGATGCGGGCCGTCGACCATCGTGCGGTGGAGTTCTACTCCACCCGCGAAGGCGCCGCCGCCCGCGCCGAGGAGATCTACCACCGGCTCCGCCTCGGCCAGAACCCCCGTGCGGTGGAACGGCGTTGGCAGTCGGGCGTCTCCGGACACCTGGTCGGGGCGGACCGGGACATGCCTGCCCGTTCGGCCGCCTTCCTGCTGGGGAAGATCGGCGGACACGTACCGGACCGGATCATGGCCGAGGCCGACCAGAAGGACTGGGAGCGGATCGCCGCCCGGGAGGTCGAGGACCTGCTCACCCAGGGGTACGTGGAGGTGGCTTCGGAGCGGCTGGCCGAGCGCCGGCCCTGGACTCCGTGCAGCAAGCTGCACGGGCTCCTGGTGGAGACGCTGGCCAGGTCCGGACGGCTGGCCGAGGCGCGGGAGACGGCCGAGGCGGCCGTGGACCGGGCGGAGGAGGCCGGGTGCTCGGAGATGCAGCTGGAGCTGCTGCAGATCTCGGCCCGTCTCGCCCAGGACGAGGGCGACTTCGCGGACGCCGACCGCGATCTGCAGGAGGCGGAGGACCTGGCGGCCGGCCTCGGCCTCGCCCATGAGTCGATGGGCGTCCTGGTGGCCAGGTCGCGGCTGGCCGTGCTCTCCGACGAGGGTTCCGCCGAGACGGACGCCCGCCTCGCCGGCGCCCTGCGCGGTATGCCGGACGCGGAGCTGGCCCGGCAGCCGGCCCTGGCCCGGGCCGCGGCCGCCACGGCCTCCCGGGTCGATCCGCAACTCCTGGAGCACACCCTGCGGCTCGTAGGTCTCCCGGCCGACGACGAGGCGGTGGTCGACGCCCTCGCCCGCTGGATCGAGACCGCCATGGTCGATGAGCCCCAGCTGCGCGAACCTCTGACGCGGATCCTGGAGTCCGCGGCGGGAGCCTCGCCGCAGGAGCCCCTGGCCGGAGCAGCGGGGCCCGGCGCCGTGGGTTCACCCGACATGCCGTACGCGACGGTGGAGCAGGCCCTGTGGGAGGCGCGCAGGCGCGGCACGCTGGACAGCCTCGCGTGGCGGGCGCTCATGCTCCGCGACCGGAGCGGCGATCTGGTCGAGGGGGTGGCGGCCGCCATCGACGCGAGTTCCCCGGCGCGCGGCCCGCTCACGGAACCGGGTGCGGCCAGGAGCGGTACGGGGCTGTGGTCGCAGCCGCCGCCTGACTCGGCCGAAGCGTCGGTGCGCAGCGATCCGTATCTCTCCCCCGAGGACGTCGTACGGGTCCGCAACGCCGCGCTGGAGGCCGGGCTCGCCGAGAACGCCGTACGGCCCCTGCTGTTCGCGGGCATCACCGCGCACTTCCGGGCGAGCCTGCCCACGATGGACACCCCGCTGCGGCAGCTCCACTCCGACCTGCACACGATGAACCAGGTGGAGCGGCTGATCGACGGGACGGTGCCGCTGGAGGTCTGGCTGCGCAACGCCCTCGCCCAGACCGTCGAGGCGGGCCCGTTCACCGTCCTGCAGCGCGCCCTGGACGACGTGGCGCGCGACGCCGCAGGAGAGCCTGACCTGCCGCCGGAGATGATGCCCGGCGAGACCAAGGAGGAGATCATCTTCCGGGACGACACCGTGCCGTTCGAGTTCCTGCACGGCGGCGTCCTGGCCGGCACCTCGGTCGCGCGCCTGAAGGTCCCGCCGTACGAGTCCGGCCGGCCCCAACAGCCCGCCTACCCGCACGCCGGTACCGGCTGGATCATCGCGCCGGGGCTGCTGATCACCAACCACCATGTGGTGAACGCCCGTACCCGCTCGCCCGGGGCACGACCGCAGGTGGCCGAGGCGGATCTCCGACTCCAGGTGGCCAACTCCCGTTCGCGCTTCGACTACGGCGCCGACGAGACGGAGACCGAGGAGGTGACGGCGGGCGCCCTGATCGCCTGGGACGAGACGCTCGACTACGCGGTCCTACGGCTCTCGGACGGACTGCCGCCCCGGCCGATGCTGCGGATCGCGACCGCGCCCCTGCAGCTGACCGGCACGGAACCGGTGGCGGTGAACATCATCCAGCACCCCGGCGGACAGCCCAAGCGGGTCGCGCTGCGCAACAACCTTGTCTTCCAGGCGGACGAGCGCGACGTCCGCTACTTCACCGACACCCGCAGCGGATCGTCCGGTTCGCCGGTCTTCACCGACGACTGGACGGTCGTGGCGCTCCACCGCGGCACCCGCCGGATGGAGGAGGTCGACTTCCAGGGCAGGAAGACGGCGTTCGTGAACGTCGGCACGCAGATGAGCCGGATCCTGGCCCATCTGCGGGAGAACAGCGTGGAGTTGTACGAGGAGATCACCCGAGCGCAGTCGGCCACGGCCCCACAGGACCACGAGTGGGCCGCGTGA